In Nocardia asteroides, a single genomic region encodes these proteins:
- a CDS encoding LuxR C-terminal-related transcriptional regulator yields MHWVTCAPGGPPVAELLPPVTPGGPAPGGPAAPARVLVIDDAHLVSDPRSQAALDYLMHHAADTALVLIARRDPPLAWHSLVLETRVTRIGAAELALDRQETSHLLAGYGIEPERADVDALLRLTQGWAAPVRIAATELDGGGDVRAAAAALLDPTAEAGAFLDTLIAPQQAPVRRFLVRTSVPERFSTGLAGRLAGEAAPEILDRLLRENFPLAPVYRDGALWFGYHPLVRAHLLGAAERAGVGAECHRITAAWHLAAGAPAAALPHVLGENGQRGLPAFLGDPALRMILQGAGRALFDGLELAHGVEADDPAVWALRAVDAVERADTAHALTYLDLACRRTGNGTAVPSGQLVALILAATLATALAMATGLDDVQLPDVVPASGSPGVDAYTAVQSGTARAVRGDSAGGVDDLYRGVALARVAADPRLLLRAESRLAAVLGWSGRLTAGAERAAAAAATAADAGLRGALGEADAAAAYIAFLRGTEPPPATGPGGRPPRPADPAAEPDRRVRAVLDGLAGTGDEADRHRRAEALRHHVTALLHTAALPERTTTELLLPHVVRMLVDAGTPRTARLLLGHARAELGDRPGLVLARAVLAAGLHRPDLARALLDPLRRDPAATAPQHAVLVQLLEANAHAALGIPGKARAALVRALELAGPERIVRPFLETPGILGLLDDHAGTFAEHNGFAAALRAHPGAERTAAPLLTETERTVLAQLPSGRTARQIADALGVSVNTVKTHLRRIYAKFGTSSRAGTLQHARRAGLL; encoded by the coding sequence ATGCACTGGGTGACATGCGCGCCCGGCGGTCCGCCGGTGGCCGAGCTGCTGCCCCCGGTGACCCCGGGCGGACCCGCCCCCGGCGGCCCCGCCGCACCGGCGCGGGTGCTGGTGATCGACGACGCGCATCTCGTCAGCGATCCCCGTTCGCAGGCGGCGCTGGACTACCTCATGCACCATGCCGCCGACACCGCGCTGGTGCTGATCGCGCGCCGCGACCCGCCGCTCGCCTGGCATTCGCTGGTCCTGGAGACCAGGGTGACGCGGATCGGCGCCGCCGAACTCGCGCTCGATCGTCAGGAGACGTCACACCTGCTCGCCGGGTACGGAATCGAGCCGGAGCGGGCCGATGTGGACGCGCTGCTCCGCCTCACCCAGGGCTGGGCGGCCCCGGTGCGGATCGCGGCCACCGAGCTCGACGGCGGCGGCGACGTCCGCGCGGCGGCGGCCGCGCTGCTCGACCCGACCGCCGAGGCGGGCGCCTTCCTCGACACGCTCATCGCGCCGCAGCAGGCGCCGGTGCGCAGGTTCCTGGTCCGCACCAGCGTCCCGGAGCGGTTCAGCACCGGGCTGGCCGGGCGGCTGGCCGGCGAGGCCGCCCCGGAGATCCTGGATCGGCTGCTGCGCGAGAACTTCCCGCTGGCGCCGGTGTACCGGGACGGCGCGCTCTGGTTCGGCTACCACCCGCTGGTCCGCGCGCACCTGCTCGGCGCCGCGGAGCGGGCCGGGGTCGGCGCCGAGTGCCACCGGATCACCGCCGCCTGGCATCTGGCCGCGGGCGCGCCCGCCGCCGCGCTGCCGCACGTGCTCGGCGAGAACGGTCAACGCGGGCTGCCCGCCTTCCTCGGTGATCCGGCGCTGCGCATGATCCTGCAGGGCGCGGGCCGGGCGCTCTTCGACGGCCTCGAGCTCGCGCACGGCGTCGAGGCCGACGACCCGGCGGTCTGGGCACTGCGCGCCGTCGACGCGGTCGAGCGCGCCGACACCGCGCACGCGCTCACCTACCTGGACCTGGCCTGCCGCCGCACCGGCAACGGCACCGCGGTGCCGAGCGGGCAGCTGGTCGCGCTGATCCTGGCCGCCACGCTGGCCACCGCGCTCGCCATGGCCACCGGGCTCGACGACGTCCAGCTGCCCGACGTGGTCCCGGCGTCGGGGAGTCCGGGGGTCGATGCCTACACCGCCGTCCAGTCCGGCACCGCCCGCGCGGTTCGCGGAGACAGCGCGGGCGGGGTCGACGACCTGTACCGCGGGGTGGCGCTGGCCCGGGTCGCGGCCGATCCCCGGCTGCTGCTGCGCGCGGAATCCCGGCTCGCCGCCGTGCTCGGCTGGAGCGGGCGGCTCACCGCGGGCGCCGAGCGGGCCGCCGCGGCAGCGGCCACCGCGGCGGACGCCGGGCTGCGCGGCGCGCTCGGCGAGGCCGACGCGGCCGCCGCCTACATCGCCTTCCTGCGCGGCACCGAGCCGCCGCCCGCCACCGGGCCGGGTGGCCGTCCGCCCCGGCCCGCCGACCCGGCCGCCGAGCCGGACCGCCGGGTCAGGGCCGTGCTCGACGGGCTCGCGGGCACCGGCGACGAGGCCGACCGGCACCGCCGCGCCGAGGCGCTCCGCCACCACGTCACGGCGCTGCTGCACACCGCTGCGCTCCCCGAGCGCACCACGACCGAACTGCTGCTGCCGCACGTGGTCCGGATGCTGGTCGACGCCGGAACCCCGCGCACCGCCCGGCTGCTGCTCGGCCACGCCCGCGCCGAACTCGGCGACCGGCCCGGCCTCGTCCTGGCCAGGGCGGTGCTCGCCGCCGGGCTGCACCGCCCTGACCTCGCCCGCGCCCTGCTCGACCCGCTGCGGCGCGACCCGGCCGCGACGGCCCCGCAGCACGCGGTGCTCGTGCAGCTGCTCGAGGCGAACGCGCACGCCGCGCTCGGCATCCCGGGCAAGGCCCGCGCGGCGCTGGTCCGGGCGCTGGAGCTGGCCGGGCCGGAGCGGATCGTGCGCCCGTTCCTGGAGACACCGGGCATCCTGGGGTTGCTCGACGACCACGCGGGCACCTTCGCCGAGCACAACGGCTTCGCCGCCGCGCTCCGCGCCCACCCGGGCGCCGAGCGCACCGCCGCCCCGCTGCTCACCGAGACCGAACGCACCGTGCTCGCCCAGTTGCCGAGCGGCCGCACCGCCCGCCAGATCGCCGACGCGCTCGGCGTCTCGGTGAACACGGTCAAGACCCACCTGCGCCGGATCTACGCCAAGTTCGGCACCAGCAGCCGGGCGGGCACCCTGCAGCACGCGCGGCGGGCCGGGCTGCTCTGA
- a CDS encoding WhiB family transcriptional regulator, with translation MTKFVNRVSVFSGSARGEGMDWRSGAACTGIAPGLFLPPLPPRGDPRQALEYCRRCPVLMECAESSLRAGRRHGVVAGVWLSADPGARDVLREISAGRVRQRRCVRCWRVLDPAASERSCELCGFAEVPA, from the coding sequence GTGACGAAATTCGTGAATAGAGTGTCGGTGTTCTCCGGATCGGCGAGAGGTGAAGGTATGGATTGGCGTAGTGGCGCCGCGTGCACGGGAATCGCGCCGGGGCTCTTCCTGCCCCCGCTGCCGCCGCGCGGCGACCCGAGGCAGGCGCTCGAATATTGCCGTCGCTGCCCGGTTCTCATGGAATGCGCCGAGAGTTCGCTGCGCGCCGGACGGCGGCACGGGGTGGTGGCCGGAGTTTGGCTTTCGGCCGACCCGGGGGCACGCGATGTGCTGCGCGAAATTTCCGCGGGGCGGGTGCGGCAGCGGCGCTGTGTGCGCTGCTGGCGGGTGCTGGATCCGGCCGCGTCGGAGCGGTCCTGTGAATTGTGCGGATTCGCGGAGGTTCCGGCCTGA
- a CDS encoding PLDc N-terminal domain-containing protein gives MSFLFLAYLIVLFRIVTDLFRDHTTSGWAKAGWIVALVLLPLLTALVYVVARGPGMAERAQAASLREWEARNDYIRVIAGTDAVSRIGEAGRLLDSGTITEAEFARIKDSVIGR, from the coding sequence ATGTCGTTCCTGTTCCTGGCCTACCTGATCGTGCTGTTCCGGATCGTCACCGATCTGTTCCGCGACCACACGACCTCCGGGTGGGCCAAGGCGGGCTGGATCGTCGCGCTGGTGCTGCTTCCGCTGCTCACCGCGCTGGTCTACGTGGTGGCGCGGGGGCCGGGGATGGCCGAGCGGGCGCAGGCCGCGTCGCTGCGGGAGTGGGAGGCGCGCAACGACTACATCCGGGTGATCGCGGGCACCGACGCGGTCTCCCGGATCGGCGAGGCGGGCAGGCTGCTGGACAGCGGCACGATCACCGAGGCCGAGTTCGCGCGGATCAAGGACTCGGTGATCGGCCGCTGA
- a CDS encoding fumarylacetoacetate hydrolase family protein: protein MVVGVIDGVRPYGVFSVGGAAPRVGVRVGEGVVDLAAALGDDVFARPSLNAFMAQGPRRWAEVRSLVAELDTSYPLTEVTLYRPVEIADYVDFYASEQHASNLGRLYRPNSPPLLPNWKHLPVGYHGRAGTVVVSGTEIVRPCGQLATPDGPVFGPSRRLDIEAELGFVVGVGGARITPDAFAEHVFGVVVVNDWSARDIQSWEYAPLGPFLGKSFATSISPWVTPLAALDAARIATPRRDPEPLPYLRGTEPWGLDIELTVCWNGQLVSRPPYAGMYWSPAQMLAHLTANGAAARTGDLFASGTVSGPARDQRGSCIELTWNGAEPIDIAGAPRSFLEDGDEVVIAATAPGPDGTRIELGDVRGRIRPARR, encoded by the coding sequence CTGGTCGTGGGCGTGATCGACGGGGTCCGGCCGTACGGGGTGTTCTCCGTGGGGGGTGCGGCGCCGCGCGTCGGGGTCCGGGTGGGGGAGGGGGTCGTCGACCTGGCGGCCGCGCTCGGCGACGACGTGTTCGCCCGGCCGAGCCTCAATGCCTTCATGGCGCAGGGGCCGCGGCGCTGGGCCGAGGTGCGTTCGCTCGTGGCCGAACTCGACACCTCGTATCCGCTGACCGAGGTCACCCTGTACCGGCCGGTGGAGATCGCCGACTACGTCGACTTCTACGCCTCCGAGCAGCACGCGAGCAACCTCGGGCGGCTCTATCGTCCGAATTCGCCTCCGCTGCTGCCGAATTGGAAACACCTGCCGGTCGGGTACCACGGGCGGGCGGGCACCGTCGTCGTCTCCGGGACCGAGATCGTCCGGCCGTGCGGCCAGCTCGCGACGCCGGACGGCCCCGTCTTCGGGCCGTCGCGGCGCCTCGACATCGAGGCCGAGCTGGGCTTCGTGGTCGGGGTGGGCGGCGCGCGCATCACCCCGGACGCCTTCGCCGAGCACGTCTTCGGCGTGGTCGTGGTGAACGACTGGTCCGCTCGCGATATCCAGTCCTGGGAGTACGCGCCGCTCGGCCCGTTCCTCGGCAAGAGCTTCGCCACCTCGATCTCCCCGTGGGTCACCCCGCTCGCCGCGCTCGACGCCGCTCGTATCGCCACACCGCGCCGGGACCCCGAGCCGCTGCCCTACCTGCGCGGCACCGAGCCGTGGGGGCTCGATATCGAGCTCACCGTCTGCTGGAACGGGCAGCTCGTCTCCCGGCCGCCGTATGCGGGTATGTACTGGTCGCCCGCGCAGATGCTCGCGCACCTGACCGCCAACGGCGCCGCCGCGCGCACCGGTGACCTGTTCGCCTCCGGTACCGTCTCCGGCCCCGCCCGTGACCAGCGCGGCTCCTGCATCGAGCTGACCTGGAACGGTGCCGAGCCGATCGACATCGCCGGTGCGCCCCGCTCGTTCCTGGAAGACGGCGACGAGGTCGTCATCGCCGCGACCGCGCCAGGGCCGGATGGCACCCGGATCGAACTCGGCGACGTGCGCGGCCGAATTCGGCCCGCCCGCCGGTAG
- a CDS encoding BTAD domain-containing putative transcriptional regulator, with protein sequence MTEVRVQVFGPLRVVLDGRATRLQAGRQQALLGRLVLAGGTTTRVDRLIEDVWEGSPPAQAASVLQVQVHNLRRILEPARPPRTPACVLVSEDGGYALRLDADSVDSWHFERLLNRYEQHLRQHAGTGPAERYRMLDEALECWHGGAFESFASASWASAEVSRLSDLRATAMEMRARAALEMGLDADVVAALHQLARDNPGREESARLLATAQYRLGQQIDALDTVRRTREHLRSEYGVDPGRPLHELEMAILNHSLEPETPPPGSALVPVSVPRLEKPPSRPACYPAEAGAIHAAAEAAAAGDPRLLWLVGAAGSGKTTLLTGVLGELAARGWHTAFASCPELDGAPEGWVWTELLEGLPGSAEVRAADGVFGVVRAVYRRSRELALHGPVVIALDGAHRADAATLQGIRQLLTWLQGEAVLVVVADRGTEPGRPADLITDRVELTGLDLAGTREFLRNSGVDIGDDALVHSLRERTAGNPMQLRIWSQMIAARPDSGEPPHRIRALILDVAERLPTGSLAVLRALALWGGPIDVDALARLAELTEERVADLLDNAMAASLVRFDGSGRVAVRDELVQRIVRDSIPPMRRRRMHGHMAEFAADRIAGGVLDGAGSAALAVHALHGSTPATAGRVLERLVEAAARCAAAGRRAEAATLWRAAAELNGRAAPVDPDAAPAERAALIDALCLLAEALAHAGDRAAAAAARERALDIAESLADPALVGRALTCWSAPVIPGIRYRGTGSQRLRTALKNALAEPLPGHTRAQLLITLAGEYEGTGTAAQRYAHAGEALALAYHAGDRLLVCAALNAVVCALVDAGSADLCGPATAELSRVAALTESAEYRALALYLRFLDACRRGDLVAAARFALEALAVAADGHFPELHQALLCFVATTDLIRGDRTAAEQHYAACRAAALELGAWHEDALLLTELATAWDRDDLTPLRAVLERRYAQEPERFAHVYALALAQAGELERARPVFRENPPLHRGPGRPLMTVFSARAAVALGESEAAALLFERLTAWSGSTVGLGTGFVGLGPMDLVLARLAAAAGDEVSARTLRDRAGAQREHLRGIAESIRPQTELIAARCTGRPEPGCACPDLHVSIA encoded by the coding sequence ATGACAGAGGTGCGAGTTCAGGTCTTCGGCCCGCTGCGGGTCGTGCTCGACGGCCGGGCGACCCGACTCCAGGCGGGCAGGCAGCAGGCGCTGCTCGGCAGGCTCGTCCTGGCCGGTGGGACGACCACGCGGGTGGATCGCCTGATCGAGGATGTGTGGGAGGGCAGCCCGCCCGCCCAGGCCGCCTCGGTGCTGCAGGTGCAGGTGCACAATCTGCGCCGCATTCTGGAGCCGGCCAGACCACCGCGGACGCCGGCCTGCGTGCTGGTCTCCGAGGACGGCGGATACGCGCTGCGGCTCGATGCCGACAGCGTGGATTCGTGGCATTTCGAACGATTACTCAACCGCTACGAGCAACATCTGCGCCAGCACGCCGGAACCGGCCCCGCCGAGCGATATCGGATGCTGGACGAGGCGCTGGAGTGCTGGCACGGCGGGGCGTTCGAATCCTTCGCCTCCGCCTCCTGGGCATCGGCCGAGGTTTCCCGGCTGTCGGATCTGCGGGCCACCGCGATGGAAATGCGGGCCCGCGCCGCGCTGGAGATGGGGCTGGACGCCGATGTCGTCGCGGCGCTGCATCAGCTCGCCCGCGACAATCCGGGGCGCGAGGAGAGCGCGCGATTGCTGGCCACCGCGCAATATCGGCTCGGTCAGCAGATCGACGCGCTGGACACCGTGCGGCGCACCCGCGAACATCTGCGCTCGGAATACGGGGTCGACCCCGGCAGGCCGCTGCACGAACTGGAAATGGCGATCCTGAACCATTCGCTGGAACCGGAGACACCCCCGCCCGGCTCCGCGCTGGTGCCGGTCTCCGTGCCGCGGTTGGAGAAACCGCCATCGCGCCCGGCCTGCTATCCGGCCGAGGCGGGCGCCATCCACGCCGCGGCCGAGGCGGCGGCAGCGGGCGACCCGCGACTACTCTGGCTGGTCGGCGCGGCAGGGTCGGGCAAGACCACGTTGCTGACCGGCGTTCTCGGCGAGTTGGCGGCACGGGGCTGGCACACCGCCTTCGCCTCCTGCCCGGAATTGGACGGCGCACCGGAGGGATGGGTCTGGACCGAGCTGCTCGAGGGGCTGCCCGGCAGCGCGGAGGTGCGCGCCGCTGACGGCGTCTTCGGGGTGGTGCGCGCGGTCTACCGGCGCAGCCGCGAACTCGCGCTGCACGGACCGGTCGTCATCGCGCTGGACGGCGCGCACCGCGCCGACGCGGCGACGCTGCAGGGCATCAGGCAGCTCCTGACCTGGCTGCAGGGCGAGGCGGTGCTCGTCGTCGTCGCGGATCGCGGCACCGAGCCGGGCCGACCGGCCGACCTGATCACCGACCGGGTCGAGCTCACCGGCCTCGACCTGGCCGGGACCCGGGAGTTCCTGCGCAACAGCGGCGTGGACATCGGCGACGACGCCCTGGTGCACAGCCTGCGCGAGCGCACCGCCGGAAACCCCATGCAGCTGCGGATCTGGAGTCAGATGATCGCCGCGCGGCCGGACTCCGGCGAGCCGCCGCACCGCATCCGGGCCCTGATCCTCGACGTCGCCGAGCGGCTGCCGACCGGCTCGCTCGCGGTGCTGCGCGCGCTCGCGCTCTGGGGCGGCCCGATCGACGTCGACGCGCTCGCCCGGCTGGCCGAGCTCACCGAGGAGCGGGTGGCCGATCTGCTCGACAACGCCATGGCCGCCTCGCTGGTGCGCTTCGACGGCTCCGGCCGGGTGGCCGTCCGCGACGAGCTGGTGCAGCGCATCGTGCGCGACAGCATCCCGCCCATGCGGCGCAGGCGCATGCACGGCCACATGGCCGAGTTCGCCGCCGACCGGATCGCGGGCGGGGTCCTCGACGGGGCCGGGTCGGCCGCGCTCGCCGTGCACGCGCTGCACGGCAGTACTCCGGCCACCGCGGGCCGGGTGCTGGAGCGGCTCGTCGAGGCGGCGGCGCGCTGCGCCGCGGCGGGCAGGCGGGCCGAGGCGGCGACCCTGTGGCGGGCGGCCGCCGAGCTGAACGGGCGCGCCGCCCCGGTCGATCCGGACGCCGCTCCGGCGGAGCGGGCCGCGCTGATCGACGCGCTGTGCCTGCTCGCCGAGGCACTGGCGCACGCGGGCGACCGGGCCGCCGCGGCCGCGGCCCGCGAACGCGCGCTCGACATCGCCGAGAGCCTGGCCGACCCGGCCCTGGTCGGCCGCGCGCTCACCTGCTGGAGCGCCCCGGTGATCCCCGGTATCCGCTACCGGGGCACCGGCAGCCAGCGGCTCCGCACCGCGCTCAAGAACGCGCTGGCCGAGCCGCTTCCCGGCCACACGAGGGCGCAGCTGCTGATCACCCTGGCCGGCGAGTACGAGGGCACGGGGACCGCCGCGCAGCGGTACGCACACGCGGGCGAGGCGCTGGCGCTGGCCTACCACGCCGGTGACCGGCTGCTGGTGTGCGCGGCGCTGAACGCGGTGGTCTGCGCGCTGGTCGACGCCGGCTCCGCCGACCTGTGCGGCCCGGCCACCGCGGAGCTGAGCCGGGTGGCCGCGCTCACCGAATCGGCCGAGTACCGGGCGCTCGCGCTGTACCTGCGCTTCCTCGACGCGTGCAGGCGCGGCGACCTGGTCGCCGCGGCGCGCTTCGCGCTGGAGGCGCTCGCCGTCGCCGCGGACGGGCACTTCCCCGAGCTGCACCAGGCCCTGCTCTGCTTCGTCGCCACCACCGACCTGATCCGCGGCGACCGCACCGCCGCCGAGCAGCACTACGCCGCCTGCCGCGCGGCCGCGCTCGAGCTCGGCGCCTGGCACGAGGACGCGCTGCTGCTCACCGAGCTCGCCACCGCGTGGGACCGCGACGACCTGACCCCGCTGCGCGCGGTGCTCGAGCGGCGCTACGCGCAGGAGCCGGAGCGCTTCGCCCACGTCTACGCGCTCGCCCTCGCCCAGGCCGGTGAGCTGGAGCGCGCCCGCCCGGTGTTCCGGGAGAACCCGCCGCTGCACCGCGGCCCGGGCCGGCCGCTGATGACCGTGTTCTCGGCCCGCGCCGCCGTCGCGCTCGGCGAGAGCGAGGCCGCCGCACTGCTTTTCGAGCGGCTCACGGCCTGGTCCGGCTCGACGGTCGGGCTCGGCACCGGGTTCGTCGGCCTCGGCCCGATGGACCTGGTGCTGGCCCGGCTGGCCGCGGCGGCCGGGGACGAGGTCTCCGCGCGGACCCTGCGCGACCGGGCAGGCGCCCAGCGCGAGCACCTGCGCGGGATCGCCGAGTCCATCCGGCCGCAGACCGAGCTCATCGCCGCCCGCTGCACCGGACGGCCCGAGCCCGGCTGCGCCTGCCCCGACCTGCACGTCTCCATCGCCTGA
- a CDS encoding tyrosine-type recombinase/integrase → MTDRPTPAPGTAGALLAQLGLDPADVAALASRRRTMPTIAEYIERLLPTLPDTPGSRNYRLYWRRLLAESDLGSRRLDEPTATEFKALIAHLRETRVRRRNGRDGSAVESSWITALRRLYQCAEDDGLIEPHRNPARRLERPRMQPPARHALPQRVMAEINRIAAVTGSDPELDVLIIRLHTETACRRGAAMALRPRDLDPEDCVLLLREKGGLQRWHPVSPTLMRALVHHARTRCTDPDQQLLRGRSLRPVRDDRYARLWGRMSRYIPEVEAYNITTHWLRHTTLTWVERNFGYAAARAYAGHIYNQRYSSTLTYTKADLTELARVVQTLTGEPHPLLVPSQPQQTSLAGATHSTAHNLHRACQTGNRPQGNSSGSLTGSSPTSATTPDIAASSPAS, encoded by the coding sequence GTGACCGATCGCCCCACTCCAGCGCCGGGCACCGCCGGGGCGTTGCTCGCCCAGCTCGGACTCGATCCCGCCGACGTGGCCGCTCTCGCCTCACGGCGGCGCACCATGCCCACCATTGCCGAATACATCGAGCGCCTTCTGCCCACGCTGCCCGACACGCCGGGCAGCCGCAATTACCGGCTGTACTGGCGGCGGTTGCTCGCCGAGAGTGATCTCGGGTCGCGCCGTCTCGACGAGCCGACCGCCACGGAGTTCAAGGCCCTCATCGCCCACCTGCGCGAGACCCGGGTGCGGCGCCGTAACGGCCGCGACGGCAGTGCGGTGGAGTCGTCGTGGATCACCGCGCTGCGCAGGCTCTATCAGTGTGCCGAGGACGACGGGCTGATCGAGCCGCACCGCAATCCGGCCCGCCGCCTCGAGCGCCCGCGGATGCAGCCCCCGGCGCGGCACGCCCTGCCGCAGCGGGTGATGGCCGAGATCAACCGGATCGCCGCGGTGACCGGTAGCGATCCCGAGCTGGACGTGTTGATCATCCGGTTGCATACCGAGACCGCGTGCCGGCGTGGTGCGGCAATGGCGCTGCGTCCGCGTGATCTCGATCCCGAGGACTGTGTGTTGCTGTTGCGGGAGAAGGGCGGGCTGCAGCGCTGGCATCCGGTCTCGCCCACGCTCATGCGTGCGCTGGTCCACCACGCGCGCACCCGGTGCACCGACCCGGATCAGCAGTTGCTGCGGGGCCGATCGCTGCGTCCGGTGCGCGATGATCGCTATGCCCGGCTGTGGGGGCGCATGTCCCGGTACATCCCGGAGGTCGAGGCCTACAACATCACCACCCACTGGCTGCGTCACACCACCTTGACCTGGGTCGAGCGCAATTTCGGGTACGCGGCCGCGCGGGCGTATGCCGGCCACATCTACAACCAGCGCTACAGCTCCACCCTGACCTACACCAAGGCCGATCTGACCGAGCTCGCCCGGGTCGTGCAGACCCTGACCGGCGAGCCTCACCCGTTGCTTGTTCCGTCACAGCCGCAGCAGACGAGCCTGGCGGGGGCTACGCACTCCACAGCGCACAACCTCCACCGGGCATGTCAGACCGGAAACCGCCCCCAGGGCAACTCCTCCGGATCCCTGACCGGAAGCTCCCCGACCTCGGCCACCACACCAGATATAGCCGCTTCGAGTCCGGCATCGTGA
- a CDS encoding glycoside hydrolase family 15 protein yields the protein MLRAEPRFDYARAEHTLELGDAAAFRGPGLDLHVQISGPIELSAENTDVTAHFTPEAGNTAAIVLSTAAPGSAPPPAPGSGSVFAAFDTCCRFWHTWLRGSTYRGRWRDMVHRSAITLKLLTYAPTGAPIAALTAGLPEQVGGERNWDYRYTWIRDASLSVRALLDLGFTAEAQAFRHWLRDRLEAGGTASGEPLQIMYRVDGDPELTEETLDHLTGYRGSRPVRIGNGAAGQVQLDIYGEAADALAQTTDIAVRGRQNFARLVDWLCDNWDRPDEGVWETRGGRKNFTYSRLMTWVAFDRAVRAATAHARPADLPRWRAARDAVFEQILARGWNPKRRAFTQHYDTEVLDAALLLMPRMGFLSPRDPDWLSTLDAMDAELVSDSLVHRYDPAAAPDGLAGAEGTFTLCSFLYVEGGAADQGPLRLRQDAHLRQPRGALRRGDRPLRRAIRQLPAGIHAPRADRGRAGPGRGAGPGRGAAGSGRRGGRGVPVRGCLRPRAAHPEPAVAAADGGLLRGGGLPAGGARLQRHRHRGGRDRAGAEPGGRGYAAAMVLLGLLAVAGMAAAALLPRNPVALPR from the coding sequence GTGCTCCGCGCTGAACCGCGCTTCGACTACGCCCGCGCCGAGCACACCCTGGAGCTGGGTGACGCCGCCGCCTTCCGCGGCCCGGGGCTCGACCTGCACGTCCAGATCAGCGGGCCGATCGAGCTCAGCGCCGAGAACACCGACGTGACAGCGCATTTCACGCCCGAAGCGGGCAACACCGCCGCGATCGTGCTCAGCACCGCCGCCCCCGGCAGCGCACCCCCGCCCGCCCCCGGCTCCGGCAGCGTCTTCGCCGCCTTCGACACCTGCTGCCGGTTCTGGCACACGTGGCTGCGCGGCAGCACCTACCGCGGCCGCTGGCGCGACATGGTGCACCGCTCGGCGATCACGCTGAAACTGCTGACCTACGCCCCCACCGGCGCGCCGATCGCCGCGCTCACCGCCGGGCTGCCCGAACAGGTCGGCGGCGAACGCAACTGGGACTACCGCTACACCTGGATCCGGGACGCCTCGCTCTCCGTCCGGGCCCTGCTCGACCTGGGCTTCACCGCCGAGGCGCAGGCGTTCCGGCACTGGCTGCGCGACCGGCTCGAGGCCGGCGGCACCGCGTCAGGGGAGCCGCTGCAGATCATGTACCGGGTCGACGGCGACCCCGAGCTCACCGAGGAGACCCTCGACCACCTGACCGGGTACCGGGGCTCGCGGCCGGTGCGGATCGGTAACGGCGCGGCCGGGCAGGTCCAGCTCGACATCTACGGCGAGGCAGCCGACGCGCTGGCCCAGACCACCGACATCGCGGTGCGCGGCCGGCAGAACTTCGCCCGGCTGGTCGACTGGCTCTGCGACAACTGGGACCGCCCGGACGAGGGCGTCTGGGAGACCCGCGGCGGGCGCAAGAACTTCACCTACAGCAGGCTGATGACCTGGGTCGCCTTCGACCGCGCCGTGCGGGCCGCCACCGCGCACGCCCGCCCCGCCGACCTGCCGCGCTGGAGAGCGGCCCGCGACGCCGTCTTCGAGCAGATCCTGGCCCGCGGCTGGAACCCGAAGCGGCGCGCCTTCACCCAGCACTACGACACCGAGGTGCTCGACGCCGCGCTGCTGCTCATGCCGCGCATGGGGTTCCTCTCCCCGCGCGACCCGGACTGGCTGAGCACGCTCGACGCCATGGACGCCGAACTGGTCAGCGACAGCCTGGTGCACCGCTACGACCCCGCCGCCGCGCCGGACGGCCTGGCGGGCGCCGAGGGCACCTTCACGCTCTGCAGCTTCCTCTACGTGGAGGGCGGGGCGGCTGACCAGGGCCCGCTACGGCTTCGACAAGATGCTCACCTACGCCAACCACGTGGGGCTCTTCGCCGAGGAGATCGGCCCCTCCGGCGAGCAATTCGGCAACTTCCCGCAGGCATTCACGCACCTCGCGCAGATCGCGGCCGCGCCGGCCCTGGACGAGGAGCTGGACCGGGCCGAGGCGCGGCCGGATCCGGGCGCCGGGGTGGCCGCGGAGTTCCGGTGAGGGGGTGTCTCCGACCTCGGGCTGCTCACCCAGAACCTGCAGTGGCTGCTGCTGATGGGGGTCTCCTTCGTGGTGGCGGCCTACCTGCAGGTGGAGCACGGCTACAGCGCCATCGGCACCGGGGTGGCCGGGACCGTGCTGGTGCTGAACCCGGGGGCCGGGGGTACGCCGCGGCCATGGTGCTGCTCGGGTTGCTCGCCGTCGCCGGGATGGCTGCGGCGGCCCTGCTGCCGCGGAATCCGGTCGCGCTGCCCCGGTGA